From one Pigmentibacter ruber genomic stretch:
- a CDS encoding flagellar biosynthetic protein FliO, whose translation MSIKKYGFIVALLLSIYNIASSEENFENSVPPIQYPEKKRDEMQVRKEIKDSFIKSEDLNNTYPQVNSLNQNINNEVKKSNYNQNNDFIKKETEQPTDLKGQKTFDEMIGQNISKKKNEVSKKNMNVALKESEQPTRQSELWKVFLISTIFIAILAILGYLLTKIRKKGFLFSNNKNEKVMDIVSTLSISPKRQVMILKIRDQEIVVSNTEAGIQFLTDISLSNSNRGSQERKQYQISDKFLLPKNNEKSLTEKTEMQQVQVEKINDKKSDILLRALKSINSNSVGTKKQVANENNKSEAFPKYLANQFESEGKKEIKKKEEEVDSVENVTNLIREKLRSMKPLN comes from the coding sequence ATGTCAATTAAAAAATATGGATTTATAGTAGCTTTGCTCCTATCAATTTATAATATAGCCTCTTCTGAGGAGAATTTTGAAAATTCTGTCCCACCAATTCAGTATCCAGAAAAAAAACGTGATGAAATGCAGGTAAGAAAAGAAATTAAAGATTCATTTATAAAAAGTGAGGATTTAAATAATACTTACCCTCAGGTCAATTCATTAAATCAAAATATAAATAATGAAGTCAAAAAAAGTAATTATAATCAAAATAATGATTTTATTAAAAAAGAAACAGAACAGCCGACGGATTTAAAAGGGCAAAAAACTTTTGATGAAATGATAGGACAAAATATTTCTAAAAAGAAAAATGAAGTTTCAAAGAAAAATATGAATGTTGCTCTTAAAGAATCAGAGCAGCCAACAAGACAGTCAGAGCTTTGGAAAGTATTTTTAATTTCTACAATATTTATCGCAATCCTTGCAATTCTTGGATACTTATTAACAAAAATTAGAAAAAAGGGGTTTTTATTTTCTAATAATAAAAATGAAAAAGTTATGGATATTGTGTCGACACTTTCTATTTCACCAAAAAGACAAGTTATGATATTAAAAATTAGAGATCAAGAAATTGTTGTTTCAAATACTGAAGCTGGAATACAATTTCTAACAGATATTAGTCTTTCTAATTCAAATAGGGGTTCCCAAGAAAGAAAGCAATATCAAATTAGTGATAAATTTTTATTACCTAAAAATAATGAAAAATCATTGACTGAAAAAACAGAAATGCAACAAGTACAAGTCGAAAAAATTAATGATAAAAAATCTGATATTTTATTAAGAGCTTTAAAAAGTATTAATTCAAATTCAGTTGGAACAAAAAAACAAGTAGCTAATGAAAATAATAAATCAGAAGCATTTCCAAAATATTTGGCTAATCAATTTGAAAGCGAAGGTAAAAAAGAAATTAAGAAAAAAGAAGAAGAGGTAGATAGTGTTGAAAATGTAACTAATTTGATTAGAGAAAAGTTACGTTCTATGAAACCTTTAAATTAA
- the fliP gene encoding flagellar type III secretion system pore protein FliP (The bacterial flagellar biogenesis protein FliP forms a type III secretion system (T3SS)-type pore required for flagellar assembly.), with protein MRIFIILNLILISLFYANGSSAQNAKNTPAQGNTNSIEKNWQNENRNVQNKLDLNKNPLPVFSINIANGENQDDYVPALKVLAVLTLLTFGPAILLLMSAFTRILIVLSFLRQALGTPTMPPNQILIALSLFLTYFVMSPAISKIYDQAIVPYLQKDITTQQALEVGQKPLHEFMMAQVKTDDLKLFYQMSKMEKPVTKEDVPMRILVPSFVISELKTAFQIGFLVYLPFIVIDMIVSSVLMAMGMMMLPPTVVSLPLKLILFVVVDGWGLLAGSLIKSFN; from the coding sequence ATGAGAATTTTCATAATTCTAAATTTAATACTCATATCATTATTTTATGCAAATGGATCGAGTGCGCAAAATGCAAAAAATACTCCAGCGCAAGGAAATACTAATTCTATTGAAAAAAATTGGCAAAATGAAAATAGAAATGTGCAAAATAAACTAGATCTAAATAAAAATCCTTTACCAGTTTTTTCTATAAATATTGCTAATGGTGAAAATCAGGATGATTATGTACCTGCTTTAAAAGTCTTAGCTGTTTTAACCTTACTTACATTTGGACCAGCAATTCTTCTTTTAATGAGTGCATTTACAAGAATTTTAATAGTTTTATCTTTTTTAAGACAGGCATTAGGAACACCAACTATGCCACCAAATCAAATTCTAATAGCTTTGTCCCTTTTTTTAACCTACTTTGTGATGTCGCCTGCTATTTCTAAAATCTATGATCAGGCTATTGTGCCATATTTGCAAAAAGATATTACTACACAACAAGCGCTAGAAGTAGGCCAAAAACCTTTGCATGAATTTATGATGGCACAAGTGAAAACTGATGATCTAAAACTATTTTATCAAATGAGTAAAATGGAAAAACCAGTTACAAAAGAAGATGTACCTATGCGAATTTTAGTACCATCTTTTGTAATTAGTGAATTAAAAACAGCATTTCAAATTGGTTTTTTAGTATACTTACCTTTTATTGTTATAGATATGATTGTAAGTAGTGTCTTAATGGCTATGGGTATGATGATGTTACCTCCAACAGTAGTTAGTCTTCCATTAAAATTAATTTTATTTGTTGTTGTTGATGGATGGGGCTTACTAGCTGGATCATTAATTAAAAGTTTTAATTAG
- a CDS encoding flagellar biosynthetic protein FliR yields MDILSVIELNPQTWPFPVMVFLRIVTIFFFLPIFGDQVVPVRLRIVLGLAFTFFVYPVVSEKIFQKEHLLQWSSFTLAIATVREVLFGFAVGFAAKLVLSGVSIASHTIGINMGFQVASMFSPGINDHESSFSVFKNWFAILLILTLNIHHIFIEGLFKSFIYIPIGPSADATSIAKVALNIAQEAFVLGLRLAAPIMTVQILINISLGLLNRTLPSLNVFIISFPISFVIALVVLYLSLTSYLSILGNYGMQKEVMWFDSMRRVFIPTSPP; encoded by the coding sequence ATGGATATTTTGTCTGTCATAGAATTAAATCCCCAAACTTGGCCATTTCCTGTGATGGTATTTCTTCGTATCGTAACAATTTTTTTCTTTTTACCTATATTTGGCGATCAAGTTGTACCTGTACGATTACGAATAGTTCTTGGATTAGCTTTTACGTTTTTTGTTTATCCAGTAGTTTCAGAGAAAATATTTCAAAAAGAACATCTTTTGCAGTGGAGTAGTTTTACTTTAGCAATTGCTACTGTTCGTGAGGTTCTGTTCGGATTTGCAGTAGGTTTTGCTGCTAAATTAGTTTTATCAGGTGTATCGATTGCATCACATACAATTGGAATAAATATGGGTTTCCAAGTTGCCTCAATGTTTAGTCCAGGAATAAATGATCATGAATCATCATTCTCTGTTTTTAAAAATTGGTTTGCAATTCTTCTGATATTAACTTTAAACATTCATCATATATTCATTGAGGGACTATTTAAATCTTTCATTTATATCCCAATTGGACCTTCAGCAGATGCAACAAGCATTGCTAAAGTTGCTTTGAATATTGCTCAAGAAGCTTTTGTTCTTGGGTTAAGATTAGCTGCGCCTATAATGACTGTACAAATTCTTATAAATATATCTCTAGGTTTGTTAAATAGAACATTACCATCTCTTAACGTTTTTATAATAAGCTTTCCTATTAGTTTCGTCATTGCCTTAGTTGTTTTGTATTTATCTTTAACCTCTTATTTAAGCATATTAGGAAATTATGGAATGCAAAAAGAAGTGATGTGGTTTGATTCTATGCGGCGTGTTTTTATTCCAACTTCACCTCCTTAA
- the fliQ gene encoding flagellar biosynthesis protein FliQ: MNNQQVVDVILSVLYITVEISLPLLGVAMIIGLLISIFQAATQINESTLSFLPKIAAMIVVLIILSPWMLRKLNDYTHRIYDKIPEYARQK; encoded by the coding sequence ATGAACAATCAACAGGTAGTAGATGTTATATTATCCGTTTTATACATAACAGTTGAAATATCCCTACCATTATTAGGTGTTGCGATGATTATCGGGCTGTTAATTAGTATATTTCAAGCTGCAACTCAAATTAATGAATCAACTCTTAGCTTTTTACCTAAAATAGCAGCTATGATAGTTGTTTTAATTATTTTATCACCCTGGATGCTTCGTAAGTTAAATGATTATACTCATAGAATTTATGATAAAATTCCTGAGTATGCTAGGCAAAAGTAA
- a CDS encoding EscU/YscU/HrcU family type III secretion system export apparatus switch protein, with protein MESREEKGFQDKTEEATEEKKNQFREEGNVASPKEVVSFVTLILFTTYFYFYANDMLKSFRLVFNRSWLGFPAYFVDYSSLIKVLYYATSPILPHFFLIIFICTIFPLLFGLLLTRFNWSWKKINFDINRINPLSGIARMFSATFLVEFLKILLKCSILSVLIYLVLKNEIGQSSEDYFFSNIDYLKELGKSIFHLLLLMCIAGVVIGIADFSYNLWKLNNDMKMTKQEVKEEVKKHEGDPLLRSQRKRMARDLVMRKSLKDVPKATFIVTNPEHFSVAVRYVKGMNAPIVIAKGQDLIAFKIREIAKQHDIMIVENKPLARTLYKTVKVGQEIPQSLYQSVIEVIKYIYQMRGKKYFDRF; from the coding sequence ATGGAGAGTAGAGAGGAAAAAGGCTTTCAGGATAAAACTGAAGAAGCGACCGAAGAAAAGAAAAATCAATTTCGTGAAGAAGGGAACGTTGCAAGCCCTAAAGAAGTAGTTTCTTTTGTCACATTAATTTTGTTTACTACATATTTTTATTTTTATGCCAATGACATGTTGAAAAGTTTTCGCTTAGTTTTTAATCGTTCATGGTTAGGTTTTCCTGCTTATTTTGTTGATTATTCAAGTTTAATTAAAGTTTTATATTATGCAACTTCACCCATACTACCTCATTTTTTCTTAATCATTTTTATTTGCACAATTTTTCCTTTGTTATTTGGACTTTTACTAACAAGATTTAATTGGTCTTGGAAAAAAATTAATTTTGATATTAATAGAATTAATCCATTATCAGGAATTGCTAGAATGTTTAGTGCTACTTTTTTAGTTGAATTTCTGAAAATATTGCTGAAATGTAGCATATTATCAGTCTTAATTTACTTGGTTTTAAAAAATGAAATAGGTCAATCCAGTGAAGATTATTTTTTTAGTAATATTGACTATTTAAAAGAATTAGGAAAATCAATTTTTCATTTGCTTTTATTAATGTGTATTGCCGGAGTTGTTATTGGCATTGCAGATTTTTCATACAATCTTTGGAAATTAAATAATGATATGAAAATGACTAAACAAGAAGTTAAAGAAGAAGTTAAAAAACATGAAGGAGATCCTCTTTTAAGATCGCAAAGAAAAAGAATGGCTAGAGATTTAGTTATGCGTAAAAGTTTGAAAGATGTTCCAAAAGCAACTTTTATCGTAACAAATCCTGAACATTTTTCTGTAGCAGTAAGGTATGTAAAAGGAATGAATGCTCCTATAGTTATTGCCAAAGGTCAAGATTTAATTGCATTTAAAATCAGAGAAATAGCAAAACAACATGACATAATGATTGTTGAAAATAAACCCTTAGCACGTACTTTATATAAAACAGTTAAAGTTGGGCAAGAAATTCCTCAATCCCTTTATCAATCAGTTATTGAAGTAATTAAATATATTTATCAAATGCGAGGCAAGAAATATTTTGATCGCTTTTAA